One Kaistella polysaccharea DNA segment encodes these proteins:
- a CDS encoding nucleoside-diphosphate kinase, whose product MSDRITFTMIKPDAVADGHIGAILGKIAEAGFKIKALKLTQLTNADAKKFYDVHAERPFYGELVDFMSSGPIVAAILEKDNAVADFRTLIGATNPAEAAEGTIRKMFARSLGENAVHGSDSDENALLEARFHFAGRELF is encoded by the coding sequence ATGTCAGATAGAATTACATTCACCATGATCAAACCTGATGCAGTTGCAGACGGTCATATTGGTGCTATTTTAGGGAAAATTGCTGAAGCAGGATTTAAAATCAAAGCTTTAAAATTAACACAACTTACGAATGCAGATGCGAAGAAATTCTACGATGTTCACGCGGAGAGACCTTTTTATGGGGAATTGGTGGACTTTATGAGTTCAGGACCAATCGTTGCAGCAATTTTGGAAAAAGATAACGCTGTTGCGGATTTCAGAACTTTAATCGGAGCTACCAATCCAGCTGAAGCTGCGGAAGGTACCATAAGAAAAATGTTTGCTAGAAGCTTAGGTGAAAATGCAGTACATGGTTCAGATTCTGACGAAAATGCTTTATTAGAAGCTCGTTTCCATTTTGCTGGAAGAGAACTTTTTTAA
- the rsgA gene encoding ribosome small subunit-dependent GTPase A — MKGLITKSTGSWYQVLGAETGRFFEARIRGKFKLIKTRLTNPLAVGDMVEFSLEQDDVAWITKIEPRKNYLIRKSVNLSKEAHIIASNIDLACFIFTLKHPETSLGFLDRFLVCCEAYNIKPLILFNKMDVLSEEEIDLTRFIEEIYEEIGYNSLEISSYSQLNLETLQNTIKDKVSVFFGHSGSGKSTLVNALQPELNLKTSEISGTHLKGKHTTTFAQMHFWHFGGSVIDTPGVREFAMIDVQKEEIQHYFPEIFKTGRKCKFHNCMHLNEPKCAVLAEVEEGKIQESRYLTYVKIMEEAEENNAQ, encoded by the coding sequence TTGAAAGGACTCATAACAAAATCTACCGGCAGCTGGTACCAGGTTTTAGGAGCAGAAACGGGCAGATTTTTTGAAGCCCGAATCCGCGGAAAATTTAAGCTTATTAAAACGAGATTGACCAATCCTTTGGCCGTTGGTGATATGGTGGAATTTTCCCTGGAACAAGATGACGTGGCGTGGATTACGAAAATTGAACCGCGTAAAAATTACCTTATTCGTAAATCGGTAAATCTCTCGAAAGAAGCGCATATTATTGCCTCAAATATTGATCTTGCTTGTTTTATTTTCACCTTAAAACATCCCGAAACATCATTAGGGTTTCTCGACCGATTTTTGGTGTGTTGTGAAGCGTATAACATTAAACCTTTGATTTTATTTAATAAAATGGATGTTCTTTCGGAGGAAGAAATAGATTTGACCCGTTTTATTGAAGAAATTTACGAGGAAATTGGATATAATTCTTTGGAAATATCATCATATTCTCAGTTAAATTTGGAGACGCTTCAAAATACGATAAAAGATAAAGTTTCGGTATTTTTTGGGCATTCGGGAAGTGGGAAATCTACTTTGGTAAATGCGTTACAGCCAGAACTTAACTTAAAAACATCTGAAATTTCGGGAACACATTTAAAAGGAAAACACACAACAACTTTTGCACAGATGCATTTCTGGCATTTTGGCGGGAGTGTTATTGATACTCCTGGAGTTCGGGAGTTCGCCATGATCGATGTTCAAAAAGAAGAAATTCAGCATTATTTTCCGGAAATTTTTAAAACCGGAAGAAAATGTAAATTCCACAACTGTATGCATCTTAACGAACCTAAATGCGCAGTTTTAGCCGAAGTGGAAGAAGGAAAGATTCAGGAAAGCCGATATTTGACTTATGTGAAAATCATGGAAGAGGCGGAGGAAAACAACGCACAATAA
- a CDS encoding chorismate mutase, whose amino-acid sequence MNLQDLQNTWVDEFPKPFIVAGPCSAESESQMLETAKRIKESGAPVPVFRAGIWKPRTKPNGFEGVGVIGLNWLKKVKQEYGFKTATEVANAHHVAAALEADVDILWIGARSTVNPFTVQEIAEALKGTDKPVLVKNPVNPDLALWIGALERLLGQNITNLGVIHRGFSTYQKTKYRNIPNWQIALDFKNQFPNIPLLVDPSHICGNRTGLAGIAQEALNVGYEGMMIETHCNPDEAWSDASQQITPEILGNLIENLQVRTSDISAFEGEMGRHRTLISDLDFQLIELLGQRMKISEKIGSLKKDNNIAIFQPERWKVITEYANQKADESGMSAEFIEKVFKAIHEESIEVQNSI is encoded by the coding sequence ATGAATTTACAAGATTTACAAAACACTTGGGTAGATGAGTTTCCAAAACCCTTTATAGTAGCTGGTCCATGTAGTGCGGAGAGTGAATCGCAAATGCTGGAAACTGCAAAACGAATTAAAGAATCTGGGGCGCCGGTTCCTGTTTTCAGAGCTGGAATCTGGAAACCCAGAACTAAACCAAACGGTTTTGAAGGAGTAGGTGTTATCGGTCTAAACTGGTTGAAAAAGGTAAAACAGGAGTATGGTTTTAAAACGGCGACCGAAGTTGCCAATGCGCACCACGTCGCAGCAGCTTTAGAAGCTGATGTTGATATTCTTTGGATCGGCGCGCGTTCTACAGTAAATCCTTTCACCGTTCAGGAAATTGCGGAAGCCTTGAAAGGAACTGATAAACCTGTACTTGTAAAAAATCCTGTGAATCCAGATTTAGCACTATGGATAGGAGCGCTCGAAAGACTTTTAGGACAAAATATTACTAATCTTGGCGTTATTCACCGCGGTTTTTCTACTTATCAAAAAACCAAATATCGTAATATTCCAAACTGGCAAATCGCCCTTGATTTTAAAAATCAATTTCCTAATATTCCGCTCTTAGTAGATCCTTCGCATATTTGTGGGAATCGCACAGGTTTGGCAGGTATTGCGCAAGAAGCTCTGAATGTTGGTTATGAAGGAATGATGATTGAAACGCATTGCAATCCTGATGAGGCATGGAGTGATGCTTCCCAGCAAATTACACCTGAAATTTTAGGGAATCTTATTGAGAATTTACAGGTTAGAACTTCAGATATCTCTGCTTTTGAAGGAGAAATGGGCCGTCACCGAACATTAATTTCTGATTTAGATTTTCAACTGATTGAACTTTTAGGACAGCGAATGAAAATTTCTGAAAAAATTGGAAGTTTGAAGAAAGACAATAATATCGCAATTTTTCAGCCAGAAAGATGGAAAGTTATTACCGAATATGCCAATCAAAAAGCTGATGAATCTGGTATGTCTGCTGAATTTATTGAGAAAGTGTTTAAAGCGATTCACGAGGAATCCATCGAAGTTCAAAACAGTATTTAA
- the dnaX gene encoding DNA polymerase III subunit gamma/tau produces MENFVVSARKYRPQEFDTVVGQSHITETLEHAIESNHLAQALLFCGPRGVGKTTCARILARKINERDGSTSEDGFAYNIFELDAASNNSVDNIRELTDQVRFGPQVGKYKIYIIDEVHMLSQAAFNAFLKTLEEPPAHAIFILATTEKHKIIPTILSRCQIFDFKRITIEDIHLHLKKIAVEEEILYEDDALYLIAQKADGALRDALSIFDRLSTFSQKNITLAKAAEVLNVLDYEQYLGIVDLAHENKIAESLLSLNEIIKKGFNPHIFIAGLGSHFRDLMMSQHPQTVDLIEVGEKTKLRFADQSKKWSAQQLVDAVEICNHADINYKNSKNPRLTVEIALMQLCSLTTNGQDSKKKNS; encoded by the coding sequence ATGGAAAACTTCGTAGTTTCTGCACGTAAATACCGTCCGCAAGAGTTTGATACTGTTGTTGGGCAGTCGCATATTACAGAAACTTTAGAACATGCCATCGAATCTAATCATTTGGCGCAGGCGTTGCTATTTTGCGGTCCTCGTGGCGTTGGTAAAACAACTTGTGCGCGGATTTTAGCGAGAAAGATTAATGAGCGCGACGGTTCAACTTCTGAAGACGGTTTTGCCTATAATATTTTTGAATTGGATGCGGCATCCAATAACTCTGTAGATAATATTAGGGAACTTACAGATCAGGTTCGTTTCGGGCCACAGGTTGGTAAATATAAAATTTACATTATTGATGAAGTTCACATGCTTTCTCAGGCAGCGTTTAATGCTTTTCTGAAAACCCTGGAAGAACCTCCTGCACATGCAATTTTCATTTTAGCGACAACAGAGAAACACAAAATCATACCGACAATTTTGTCAAGGTGTCAAATTTTTGATTTTAAGCGGATAACCATTGAAGATATTCACCTTCACTTGAAAAAAATCGCTGTTGAAGAAGAAATTCTTTACGAAGATGATGCCCTTTACCTTATTGCTCAAAAAGCTGATGGTGCCTTGCGAGATGCACTTTCAATCTTCGATCGGCTCTCTACATTTTCTCAGAAAAATATTACGTTGGCTAAAGCTGCCGAAGTTTTAAACGTCTTGGATTATGAACAATATTTAGGTATTGTAGATTTAGCCCACGAAAATAAAATCGCGGAATCTTTATTGTCTTTGAATGAGATTATTAAGAAAGGATTTAATCCTCATATTTTTATTGCGGGATTAGGCAGTCATTTTCGAGATTTAATGATGTCTCAACATCCGCAGACTGTTGATTTAATTGAAGTTGGGGAGAAAACCAAATTAAGATTTGCTGATCAGAGTAAGAAATGGTCTGCACAACAATTGGTGGATGCTGTTGAGATTTGTAATCATGCAGACATCAATTATAAAAATTCAAAAAATCCACGACTTACAGTTGAAATTGCTTTGATGCAATTGTGTTCTTTGACTACAAATGGTCAAGATTCCAAAAAAAAAAATTCCTGA
- the cphA gene encoding cyanophycin synthetase, producing the protein MKIEKIQVLRGPNIWSIRRPNLIQMRLDLEEVEHLPTNKIDGFGERLERLIPSLITHRCSEGVEGGFFQRVEMGTWMGHVIEHVALEIQTIAGMDTGFGRTRETKSPGIYNVVFSYLEENSGVYAAEQSVEIARCLIEDQEYNIVECIQNLREIRELHRLGPSTGSIVEEAAARKIPWIRLGRNSLVQLGYGVNQQRFQATITGKTSSIAVDIACNKELTKRMLDEAAIPVPSGDLVSDEEGLRDVIAKIGYPIVLKPLDGNHGKGSSINVMDFETAMVGLEHAQNYGPNVIVERYITGYDFRILVINHKMVAAARRVPAHVIGDGELNIQQLIEKENLDPRRGYGHEKVLTEISVDKDTNELLEKLHYTLESVPKNGEIVYLKSTANLSTGGTSIDVTDMVHPENITMAERVSRIIGLDVCGIDIMAENLTQPLKESGGAILEVNAAPGFRMHLAPSEGLPRNVAAPVVDMLYPPGKPAKIPIIAVTGTNGKTTTTRLIAHIVKNNGYRVGFTTSDGIYIQNVMLTKGDTTGPISAEFVLKDPTVEFAVLETARGGILRSGLGFNSCDIGVLTNIKEDHLGMNDIHNLRDLTKVKQVVMDSVRKDGWSVLNADDEYSMRLMPELESKIALFSLHEDNPHMKKFAKEGKITCVYEEGFVTIKKGDWKIRIIKANNVPITMEGKAKFMISNVLAASLSTYLYGFEIDDIANSLRTLIPSPALTPGRLNIFKFKKFQVLIDFAHNPAGYEAIEDYLKNVEATKKIGIISGVGDRRDEDIRECGKIAGRMFDYIIIRNEKHLRGRTEEEINDLIITGIQQAGRSVSYESIPKEIEALKHAMSMAEEGTFITALSDVVTNAIDLVQEYQNREILEEGKLPIH; encoded by the coding sequence ATGAAAATTGAAAAAATACAAGTTTTACGTGGTCCCAACATCTGGAGTATAAGACGCCCAAATCTAATTCAGATGCGTTTGGATTTAGAAGAAGTAGAGCATTTGCCTACCAATAAGATTGATGGATTCGGAGAGCGCTTGGAGCGACTAATTCCTTCCTTAATTACCCATCGGTGTTCGGAAGGTGTAGAAGGCGGATTTTTTCAAAGGGTTGAAATGGGAACATGGATGGGTCACGTTATTGAACATGTCGCATTGGAAATTCAGACTATCGCAGGGATGGATACGGGTTTTGGAAGAACTCGTGAAACCAAATCACCAGGCATTTATAATGTAGTATTCAGTTATCTCGAAGAAAATTCAGGTGTTTATGCTGCAGAACAATCTGTAGAAATTGCAAGGTGTCTTATAGAAGATCAGGAGTATAATATTGTTGAATGTATTCAGAATTTAAGGGAAATTAGAGAGCTTCACCGTTTAGGGCCTTCTACAGGAAGTATTGTGGAAGAAGCTGCTGCACGAAAAATACCGTGGATCAGATTAGGTCGAAACTCTTTGGTTCAGTTAGGTTACGGCGTTAATCAACAGCGTTTCCAGGCTACAATTACAGGAAAAACAAGCTCTATTGCTGTCGATATCGCCTGTAATAAAGAATTGACAAAACGAATGCTCGACGAAGCAGCAATTCCCGTTCCTTCCGGAGATCTTGTTTCTGATGAAGAAGGTTTAAGAGATGTTATCGCAAAAATTGGTTATCCGATTGTGTTGAAACCTTTAGACGGAAATCACGGGAAAGGATCCTCTATTAATGTGATGGATTTTGAAACTGCAATGGTTGGTTTGGAACATGCGCAAAATTACGGGCCAAATGTAATTGTAGAAAGGTATATCACCGGCTATGACTTTAGAATTTTGGTCATTAATCATAAAATGGTTGCGGCTGCCAGAAGAGTTCCCGCCCACGTAATCGGGGATGGAGAGCTGAACATTCAACAGCTTATAGAAAAGGAAAACCTTGATCCGCGAAGAGGTTATGGTCATGAGAAAGTTCTCACCGAAATTTCCGTTGATAAAGATACCAATGAGCTTTTAGAAAAACTTCATTATACTTTAGAAAGCGTACCTAAAAACGGAGAAATCGTCTACTTAAAATCGACCGCTAATCTTTCAACGGGTGGAACATCTATCGATGTAACCGACATGGTTCACCCCGAAAATATAACAATGGCCGAACGTGTTTCCCGAATTATTGGGTTAGATGTTTGCGGAATTGATATTATGGCAGAAAACCTGACACAACCCTTAAAGGAAAGTGGAGGAGCTATTTTAGAAGTCAACGCCGCACCCGGATTTAGAATGCATTTGGCACCAAGTGAAGGTTTGCCCCGAAATGTTGCCGCACCAGTTGTTGATATGCTTTATCCGCCGGGAAAACCTGCAAAAATTCCTATTATTGCAGTAACCGGAACTAATGGTAAAACGACTACAACAAGATTGATCGCACATATTGTAAAAAATAACGGCTATCGCGTCGGATTTACAACTTCCGATGGTATCTATATTCAAAATGTAATGCTTACCAAAGGCGACACTACGGGTCCCATTTCGGCGGAATTTGTGCTTAAAGATCCTACTGTTGAATTTGCAGTTTTAGAAACCGCTCGTGGAGGAATTTTACGCTCAGGTTTAGGATTTAATTCCTGCGACATTGGCGTTTTGACTAATATTAAAGAAGATCATTTGGGAATGAACGACATTCATAACTTGCGTGATTTAACAAAGGTTAAGCAGGTTGTAATGGATTCGGTCCGCAAAGATGGCTGGAGCGTTCTCAATGCAGACGATGAATATTCAATGAGGTTGATGCCTGAACTGGAATCAAAAATTGCGCTTTTCAGTTTGCACGAGGATAACCCTCATATGAAGAAATTTGCAAAAGAAGGTAAGATCACTTGCGTTTACGAAGAAGGTTTTGTAACCATTAAAAAAGGCGACTGGAAAATCCGTATCATCAAAGCCAATAATGTTCCTATTACAATGGAAGGTAAGGCTAAATTTATGATTTCAAATGTGCTTGCTGCCAGCTTATCAACCTATCTCTACGGTTTTGAAATTGATGATATTGCGAATTCTCTGCGCACCTTAATTCCAAGTCCTGCGCTTACTCCTGGACGATTAAATATTTTTAAATTTAAAAAATTCCAGGTTCTTATTGACTTTGCACATAATCCGGCGGGCTATGAGGCCATTGAAGATTATTTAAAGAATGTAGAAGCGACCAAGAAAATCGGTATTATTTCCGGTGTAGGTGATCGTCGTGATGAAGATATTCGAGAATGTGGAAAAATTGCCGGACGAATGTTCGATTATATCATCATTCGCAATGAGAAACATCTTCGTGGCCGAACCGAAGAAGAAATTAATGACTTGATTATTACGGGAATTCAGCAGGCAGGACGAAGTGTAAGCTATGAAAGTATCCCAAAAGAGATCGAAGCTCTTAAACACGCGATGAGTATGGCGGAAGAAGGAACTTTTATTACTGCGCTAAGTGATGTCGTGACGAACGCAATTGATCTCGTTCAGGAATATCAAAATAGGGAAATACTTGAAGAAGGAAAATTACCTATCCACTAA